The Actinomycetota bacterium genomic sequence CCACGGCTCGCCCGGCGCGCGTCGCCAGGTCCCGCCCGCGGGCCGTCACGCGGCGGACGAGCTCGGCCTGCGGGTCGTGTGCGTCGAGCGCCCCGGGGTGGGGGCCTCCATCGATCATGCGTATCGGGACTTGCGCGACTGGGCCGTCGACGTCTCGGTGGTCGCCGACCGTCTCGGTCACGAGCGGTTCCTCGTCGTCGGGTTGTCGGGCGGCGGTCCCTACGCGCTCGCGTGCGCCCACGAGCTGCCCGACCGCGTCGCGGCCGTCGGGCTCATGGGCTCACTGGTGCCGACCGCGGGTGACGAGTCGGCAGCGGGCGGCTTGGTCGCGCTGAGCCGGCCGTTCAATCGCGTCCTAACCGCCCTGCGGCGGCCGCTGGGGCGGGGGCTGTGGGGCTTCGTGCGCGCCACGAACCCCCTCGCCCATCCGCTCTACCGGGGATTCGCCCGCTTGATGCCCGAAGGCGACCGCCGGGTGCTCGGCGATCCCGCGCTCGAGGCCATGTTCGTCGACGACCTCACGCTCGGCGGCCGGCGCCAGTTCCAGGCGATGGTGAACGACTTCGTGCTCATCGGCCGTCCGTGGGGCTTCCGACTGGCCGACGTGCGCGTCCCGGTTCGGTGGTGGCACGGCGACTCCGACCCCTTCGTCCCGCTGGAGCAGGCCCAGCGCACCGCCGCGGTCCTCCCCGACTGCGAGCTCGTCGTCCGCGCGGGGGAGAGCCACCTCGGCGACTTCGCCGCCGCGGACGAGGTGCTGACCACCCTGGCTCGGATCTGGGAGGCTCGGCGCGAACCATGAGAGCGTCAACCGTCACCCCCTGAGGCGCCCCTCTTGACTTCCTATCGCTGATAGGTATTCTGTCTATCAGTGATAGGTAAAGTCGCAGAACGACGGGACGCCAAGCTGGCATCGATCGTCGAAGCCGCCTGGGAGCTGGCCCGCGCCCACGGCATCGGCGGTGTCACGCTCCATGCGCTCGCCCGCGAGCTCGGCATGCGCCAGCCGTCGCTCTACGCCTACTTCGATTCGAAGAACGCGCTGTTCGACGCGATGTTCGCCGACGGCAACCGCCGGCTGCTCGAGCGACTCGAGGCGCTGGAGCTGCCACGAAGCCCGCGTGCTGCAGTGAAGGCGTTCATGGGCGCGTTCGTGCAGTTCGCGCTCGAGGACACCGCCCGCTGCCTGTTGCTCTTCCAGCGCCCGGTTCCGGGGTTCGAGCCGTCCGCGGAGTCGTACGCACGCGCGCAGGCGGTGCTCGACCGCGCGGTCGCGGTGTTGCGGACCGCCGGCGTCGAGCGCCAAGGCGACGTCGACTGCTTCATCGCCATGATCGCGGGGCTGATCGACGCGCAGATGAGCAACGAGCCTGGCGGCGACCGCTGGATTCGCCATCTCGACCGCTTGACCGACATGTACCTCGACGACGCGAAGCGAAGGAGAACGCACCCATGATGCCAACCAGGATCCGACGGCCCGAAGCACGAGTGCTCGCCGAGGAGGAGTTCCGGCGTTTCGCCGATCTCACGGCCTCGCTCTCCGACGACGAATGGACGCGGCCCACCGATTGCACGGCGTGGGACGTCCGCAAGATGGCGTTGCACGTGCTCGGCTCGGCCGACGCGCAGGCCTCGTTCCCCCAGTTCCTGCATCAGCTCCGCCGGGGCGTGCCGCTCAACAAGGAGATCGACTCGCACCACTGGGTCGACGGCATGAACGAGCTGCAGATCCGTGAGCGCTCGAACCTCTCGAACGACGAGATCGTCGCCCAGCTCGCTGTCGTCGGGGCCAAAGCGGTCAAGGGCCGCTGGGGGACGCCTCCGCCGATGCGCTACCTGCCGATCCCCTTCGGCCCTCCGATCGGATGGACGTCGCTGAAGTACCTGCTCGACGTCGGCTTCACCCGCGACGTGTGGGCCCACCGGATCGACATCTGCGTCGCGACCGGCCGCGAGATGCACGCCACCGCCGACCACGACGGCCGCCTCGTCGCCGACATCGTCGCCGAGTGGGCGGCCCTCCACGGCGAGCCCTTCGAGCTCGTGCTCGACGGCCCCGCGGGCGGCAAGTTCACCCAAGGCACCGACGGCGAGCGGGTCGAGATCGACGCCTTCGACTTCATCCGCGTCCTTTCCGGTCGCCTGCCCGGCACCGGCGTCCTCAGCCACCCGTTGCCACTCTGAGGGAGAACGTCCGAGACGTGACCACGACGCTTTCGGCATCCCGGCCTCCTTCTCACTCCCGAGCGGCGCCCGACCACTTCGGTATCCGAGACTCACCTCTCAGCGTTGACGCTGATCTCGGACCTACAGCCAGCGTGAGCATGCGCCGACGCAACCAGGAGAACGACGAGGCGATCGCCCGCCACCTTTGCGATGAGGAGTCCTTTGCTCGGTTCATCCTCGGCAATGGAGTTGCAGCCCGCCACTCGGCTTGCGCTCGACCTTGGGCGGCGCCCGACGGGTAGCGCCGTGGCTGCCGCTGCCTGGCGGCTTGCTTTCGCCCGGGAGTTCGACGCCATGCACGGCGAGGGCGGTGATCACGCGCTGACCTTCTTGTTGGCCATCGTCACTGCTGTAGAACGCCGGATCGCCGACATGCTCCCGAGCCTGGGCCTCGGCATCGACACCCGCGCTCTGGCGGAGTTGGCCGCGGAGGGGCTGGTGCCCGAGTCGGCGTCCCGGCGGTTGCAGCTCTGCGCGGAGCTTGGCGTGCACGTGCCGGGTGAGCCGGTGGTGGGAGAGGCGTTGGGACTGATCGCCAGACACGTGGCCGTGACACTCGCCGCCGAACTGCTTCCCCTCGCGCGTGCCCAATACGGGCCGAGCACGCGCCACGGCTAGCTCAGCGGACAAGCATCGTGAACACCCCCGGTCATGTCGGTGGGCACGACCTCGGACATGCCGGTACACACGCTGTCCGCGCCGTCCTCTTACCTTCTCCAGCCACCTAGGTGCAGCCATCTAGACACCGCGCCAAGGTGCTTCTGAGCCGCCCCGACTAGTAGAGCGACGCGACCCCGGCGATGTCGCCGTTGGCAGGCGAGCGCTTGAGCGTCTCGCCGCTGTAGCCGTAGGCGTACATGGTCTCGAAGCGATCACCGGCGGGATGGTCAAGTCCGTAGACGTGTCCGGCCTCATGGGTGGCGATGTTCTGGACGTCGTACTTGGCGACGCTTTCGTAGCAGCCGTCGCCTTCGGAGGCCGCCTGGAACCACGACACTCGGCTGTTGAGGATCATGTCGCTCTCGACCAGCCCGTCGCTCCAGCGCCAGGTATAGGTGATGGCGAGCGAGGACCCCGAGGTGCGACCGAACATGAGATCGTTCGTGCGGGTGGCGCTGGGCTTGGTGACGGTGCCGTCGCCCACCACCGTGATCCGGGGCACCGCGGTACCCCAGCCGTCGAAGGACGCCTGGAAGGCAGCGGTGACGTCGCCGAGATAGCCGGGCACCGAGGCCGTGTTCAAGTGGGCCGTGAGCGGCGCGCCGACCGTCCAGCCCGTGGTGGCGTACTGGCCCGACGCGAGTGCGTCGTTGGCGCAGTTCGCGGTGGCGCCCGCGCGCCCGCCCGCCTTGAAGACGTGGACTTGGATGAGCTTCGCCCTCGGGGCGGCCTCCGCGGGCGGCGTCAGGCCGAGCCCGACGGTGGTCATCGCCACAACGGTGGCCAGCTTGGCCCACATGGCAGTCTCCTCAGTGAGGTCGAGCGGTCGAGGGTAGGTCCCGGTCGGGTACCGCTGGTCAGTGTGACGCTGCACAAATCCGCCCACAATGGGCCAAAAGTACCAGTGTCGCTAGGACGCGCATGCGGCTGGCGGGGACCCGCAAGGGCCGAGGGCGCGGTGACGAACTAGCTCTCGAGCGTCCTCTCGAGCGTCCTCTCGAGCGCAAATATGGTCTGCGCATGTCGGTCGCGGCGATGCGTCGACGCTGACCGATTGCGAGAGAGCCGCTGACGAGCAGCTTTCGAGTCGGGAAGGCGGGATTTGAACCCGCGGCCTCAGCGTCCCGAACGCTGCGCGCTAACCAAGCTGCGCCACTTCCCGTGAGGTGTCGATCGTATCCGACCGGCTCCTACCGGCTGCCGCCGTTCACGGGGCCGGCGAGGCGACAGGGATGGTCGGAGGCAGGTGGGTGTCGTCGTGGTACGTGTCACCCGCGAGCAGCGCCGACATCGCCTTGCGCAGTCGCAGGGGATCGAGGGGCTTGACCAACCAGCCGTCGGCCTGCGATCGACGGGCGAGGAACACGTCGGGCCGACGGTCGAGCAGCATCAGCACGGGTACGTGTGGAAGGCGGTCCATCCCCTCCTCGAGGCGAATGTCGAGGCAGGCGGCCATACCGCCCATGTTGCCGATCTGCAGGTCGATCACGGCCAGATCGGGCACCCGCTCCTCCACCGCCGCGAGCAGCTGCTTTCCCGCCTCGAGCTCACGCACCGTGGCATCAGGGTCGGTGATGGCGGAGCGCACCTCGTCACGTACCGAAGCAGCGTCGCTGACGATCACGACGTCGGGCACGGCGGCCGAGGCTAGCGTCGACCGGTGACGGGTACCATCCGACGACGTCGCACCCGCGACTCCAGGAGGACACGTGCTTGAGATCCGGCTCGACGAAGGCGACGGCTACACGATCTGCCGCCCCGTCGGAGAGCTCGATGCTTATACGGTGGGCCAGTTCCGCGAGGCACTGGGCGAATTGGCGTCGAAGCCGAAGCTGCTCATCGACATGTCAGAGGTCCCGTTCGTCGACTCCGCGGGCCTCGGCGCGCTCATCGGCGGGATCCGGCGCGCCCGCGAGGGTGGCGGCGACGTCGCGGTGTGCTGCAACCGCCCGACGCTCGTGCGGCTGTTGCACACCACGGGCTTCGACCGCATCGTGACGGTGGCGGAGACGCTCGAGGAGGCGGCCGCGTCGCTCGGCGACGATCAGCCCGCGAACATGTAGCCGGCCACCTGGGCCAGGCCGTCGAGGTCGTGCACGTCGTCCCCGAGGAACGGCACGCGCACGGCCGGCGCCGGCGCCACTCGCGCCACCAAGGCCTCGACGTGGGCCTCCTCGCCGTCGGCGATGTTGCGGAAGTCGGCGAGGTTGGCGAACAGCCGCCCGAGGTCGGTGCCGTCGAGGGTGTGGGCGCGCGCCCGGTCGGCCTCGCTCCTCCCCCGTCCGAACCGCGGGTGCATACGGTTGACGACGAGCGCCTCGATCCCGATGTCGGACTCCGCGAGCTTTCGGGCGAAGAACATGGCCTCGTCGACGGCGTCGCGCCGAGGTGACGCCACGAGGACGAAAGCGGTCTCGGGGTCGGAGAGCAGGGTGCGCACGTGCAGCGCCCGCTGGCGGAAGCCGTCCTCCATGCCCTCGAACGCCTGAAAGAAGGCGACCGCGTCCTGCACGACCTCGGTGCCGATGACCCTCGAGACGGCCCGCAGGAAAGTCTGCGTGGCGACGTTGACGGCCTTCAGGTACGCACGCGTCGGCATCATCAACAGGCGGAAGAGGCGGTTGTCGAGGAAACGGGTGAGTCGCCGCGGCGCGTCGAGGAAGTCGAGCGCGTTCCGCGACGGCGGCGTGTCGACGACGATGAGGTCGAAGCGGCCCTCCTCGTGCAGCTCGTAGAGCTTCTCCATGGCCATGTACTCCTGGGTGCCGGAGAGCGCGCCCGCGATGTTCCGGTAGAAGCGGTTCTCGAGGATGCTCGCCGCCTGCCTCGCGTCGGGCGCGTAGTGGGCCACGAGCGCGTCGAAGGTGCTCTTGGTGTCGAGCATCATCGCCCACAGCTCGCCCTCGCCCTCGTCGTGGGCGTGGATGAGCGCGGGATCGTTGGTGAGGCCCTCGAGCCCGAGCGCGTCGGCGAGGCGCTTCGCGGGGTCGATGGTGACGACGACCGTGCGCCGGCCCCGGCGCGCGGCCTCGAGCGCGATGACAGCGGCGACCGTGGTCTTGCCGACGCCGCCGGTGCCGCAGCAGACGACGACACCGCGCGTGTTGACCAGCGAGGCGAGGGGCTGCGGCCCCTCGCTCATGCGATCACGTCCAGCGCCTCGATCTCGTGGGCCAGGGCGCCCGCCAGCCGGTCGATCTCGGTGAGCCCGAGGTCGGCTTCGAAGAGGAACGGCAGCCGGAGCTGCGGCAGCGGCAGCGCGGCCGCGAGGCGCTCGACCTGCTCGCGCTGGAGCGACTGGCGACCCCGGCGGAACCGCCCCGCGGCCCGGAGCATGTCGGCCTCGCCGGGGCGCAGCGACGTGCCCGCCGCCTCGGCCGCGTGCTCGGGGTCGACGTCGAGGCCGTCGAGCTCGGGGTAGATCCCGTTCACGACGACCGGCCCGAGGCTCACACCGACCCGGTCCTCCAGAGCGAAGGCGGTCTCGACCAGCTCGTTCACCGGCGTCTCCTCCGGGAGCGTGACGAGCACGACCTGACAGCGGCGACGGTCGGTCAGCAGCTCGAGCACGTCCTCCGCCTGAGCACGCACGGGACCGACGCGCACGGCGTCGAGCAGGCCGCGTGAGCTCATGAGGAACGTGATCGCGTGGCCCGCGGCCGGAGCGTCGAGCACGATGAGGTCGGCCGCGCCGGCCCGCTCGAGCTGCTTGACCTTGCCCAGCACCAGGATGTCCCTGATGCCGGGCGCCGCCGTCGCCACGACGTCGAGCGCGCCCGAGCGCACCAACCGCTTCGAGATCCGCCGCAGGCCGTGGTCCACCAGGTACTCGAGCAGGGCGTCGTCAGGAGTCAGCGTGCGCGCCCGCACCTCCGCCGCGCCCGCGCCTCCCGGGTGCAGCACGGTCTCCTGGTACGTGAGCTCGCCCGCGTCGAAGGTCGATGCGAGGCCGCTCTTGCCTTCCACCTCGACGATCAGCGTCGACAGCCCGGCGCCCGCGGCCATCCGCGCCAGCGCGGCGGTGACCGTCGTCTTGCCCACGCCTCCCTTCCCGGCCACGATGACCAGTCGGGTCTGGGAGCAGAACCCAGCAGGATCCAACCGTGTCCCTTCTCGGAGGTTTGTGCACCCGTTGCGAACACTAGCGAGCGTATTGCTCGCGTTCGGCGCCCTCCTGACGCTCCCGGCGCCGGCCGTCGCCGCCGCGGGCCGGGTCGACGTGATCGAGGTGACGGGGCTCATCGACCCGGTCGAGGTGGACTTCATCGCCGCGTCGCTCCGGGACGCGGAGCGCGCTCGGGTCGAGGCGTTGATCATCCAGCTGAACAGCGGGGGAGCCGTGGTCGCCGACTGGCGCCTCGATGCGCTGGTGCAGCGGCTCGCGAGCGCAAAGGTGCCCGTCGCGGTATGGGTGGGACCGAGCAGCGCCCGGGCCTCGGGCGGCGCGTTGCGCATCGCGGATGCGGCCGACGTCGTGGGCGTCGCGCCGGGCGCGCGGGCGAGCGTCGCGCCGCGCACGCGCGCCCGCGGCTCC encodes the following:
- a CDS encoding alpha/beta hydrolase; translated protein: MMRLIGVPPASPPRVEGTVTLPDGRRLGFAEFGDPHGPLVLWFHGSPGARRQVPPAGRHAADELGLRVVCVERPGVGASIDHAYRDLRDWAVDVSVVADRLGHERFLVVGLSGGGPYALACAHELPDRVAAVGLMGSLVPTAGDESAAGGLVALSRPFNRVLTALRRPLGRGLWGFVRATNPLAHPLYRGFARLMPEGDRRVLGDPALEAMFVDDLTLGGRRQFQAMVNDFVLIGRPWGFRLADVRVPVRWWHGDSDPFVPLEQAQRTAAVLPDCELVVRAGESHLGDFAAADEVLTTLARIWEARREP
- a CDS encoding TetR/AcrR family transcriptional regulator, whose product is MIGKVAERRDAKLASIVEAAWELARAHGIGGVTLHALARELGMRQPSLYAYFDSKNALFDAMFADGNRRLLERLEALELPRSPRAAVKAFMGAFVQFALEDTARCLLLFQRPVPGFEPSAESYARAQAVLDRAVAVLRTAGVERQGDVDCFIAMIAGLIDAQMSNEPGGDRWIRHLDRLTDMYLDDAKRRRTHP
- a CDS encoding maleylpyruvate isomerase family mycothiol-dependent enzyme, translating into MMPTRIRRPEARVLAEEEFRRFADLTASLSDDEWTRPTDCTAWDVRKMALHVLGSADAQASFPQFLHQLRRGVPLNKEIDSHHWVDGMNELQIRERSNLSNDEIVAQLAVVGAKAVKGRWGTPPPMRYLPIPFGPPIGWTSLKYLLDVGFTRDVWAHRIDICVATGREMHATADHDGRLVADIVAEWAALHGEPFELVLDGPAGGKFTQGTDGERVEIDAFDFIRVLSGRLPGTGVLSHPLPL
- a CDS encoding matrixin family metalloprotease, translating into MWAKLATVVAMTTVGLGLTPPAEAAPRAKLIQVHVFKAGGRAGATANCANDALASGQYATTGWTVGAPLTAHLNTASVPGYLGDVTAAFQASFDGWGTAVPRITVVGDGTVTKPSATRTNDLMFGRTSGSSLAITYTWRWSDGLVESDMILNSRVSWFQAASEGDGCYESVAKYDVQNIATHEAGHVYGLDHPAGDRFETMYAYGYSGETLKRSPANGDIAGVASLY
- a CDS encoding response regulator, whose amino-acid sequence is MSSTCPPGVAGATSSDGTRHRSTLASAAVPDVVIVSDAASVRDEVRSAITDPDATVRELEAGKQLLAAVEERVPDLAVIDLQIGNMGGMAACLDIRLEEGMDRLPHVPVLMLLDRRPDVFLARRSQADGWLVKPLDPLRLRKAMSALLAGDTYHDDTHLPPTIPVASPAP
- a CDS encoding STAS domain-containing protein; protein product: MLEIRLDEGDGYTICRPVGELDAYTVGQFREALGELASKPKLLIDMSEVPFVDSAGLGALIGGIRRAREGGGDVAVCCNRPTLVRLLHTTGFDRIVTVAETLEEAAASLGDDQPANM
- a CDS encoding ArsA family ATPase, which codes for MSEGPQPLASLVNTRGVVVCCGTGGVGKTTVAAVIALEAARRGRRTVVVTIDPAKRLADALGLEGLTNDPALIHAHDEGEGELWAMMLDTKSTFDALVAHYAPDARQAASILENRFYRNIAGALSGTQEYMAMEKLYELHEEGRFDLIVVDTPPSRNALDFLDAPRRLTRFLDNRLFRLLMMPTRAYLKAVNVATQTFLRAVSRVIGTEVVQDAVAFFQAFEGMEDGFRQRALHVRTLLSDPETAFVLVASPRRDAVDEAMFFARKLAESDIGIEALVVNRMHPRFGRGRSEADRARAHTLDGTDLGRLFANLADFRNIADGEEAHVEALVARVAPAPAVRVPFLGDDVHDLDGLAQVAGYMFAG
- a CDS encoding ArsA family ATPase, whose translation is MINASTRARSASRSDAAMKSTSTGSMSPVTSITSTRPAAATAGAGSVRRAPNASNTLASVRNGCTNLREGTRLDPAGFCSQTRLVIVAGKGGVGKTTVTAALARMAAGAGLSTLIVEVEGKSGLASTFDAGELTYQETVLHPGGAGAAEVRARTLTPDDALLEYLVDHGLRRISKRLVRSGALDVVATAAPGIRDILVLGKVKQLERAGAADLIVLDAPAAGHAITFLMSSRGLLDAVRVGPVRAQAEDVLELLTDRRRCQVVLVTLPEETPVNELVETAFALEDRVGVSLGPVVVNGIYPELDGLDVDPEHAAEAAGTSLRPGEADMLRAAGRFRRGRQSLQREQVERLAAALPLPQLRLPFLFEADLGLTEIDRLAGALAHEIEALDVIA